From the genome of Burkholderia pyrrocinia:
TTCGAGCACACACAGGACCGCGACGATCAGCATGTCCTTTACGCCGCCGAGGAGATGGGCCGCGATCAGCGCAAGCACCGTGAGCGACAGCGGGATCTTGAAGTCTTTCAACATGATGGGGGTAATCGAGTTTTGAAAAAGGGGCGTGCGGGCCGCGCTTACTTCGCGCGCACCCAGTCGCAGAATTCCTGCGTGATCAACTGTTCGTAGATCTGTTCGTCGCTGAGGTCGAGCGATTCGAGATGCAGGAAGCCGACGTTCGGCATCTCGTCCGCGATTTCAGCGAGGAAGCCGAATTCGTCCGGATCGCCGACGCCGACGAGCGACCAGTACAGCGGGAAGTGCTGCGACTCGGCCAGCAACTGGCGCACGCGCTTGCGGTCGTTCTTCGGGTTCTGGCCGTCGGTGACGAACAGCACCCATGCGGGCAGATGGCCGTTCGCCGGCGCGGATGCGGCCGGGGCGGGGGTTTCGTCCGCGCCGCCGAACAGCCGGCTCAGGAAGCCGCGCTTTGCTTCGCGCTTCGGCTCCGGCGCGCGGAAGAAGAAGTCGACGATGTCGTTCATCACCGGCGCGTACTGAGTGCCGCCCCACTTGTCGATCCGCGCTTCGAGCACGTGATCGGAGATGTACGAGCCGTAGTTGTCCGGCGTCGCGGTCGGCAGGCGGTCGTAGCCTTCGGTGAAGGTCCACGTGTCGACTTCGCCGTTGTCGTCGAACTTCAGTGCGATGCCGAGAATCCGGTCGTGCGTCTCCTGGATCACGCCCGACTGGTAAAGCGGCTTCGCGGAGCCCGAGATATCGAGCGCCGCGCCGACACGTACGACGGGCGGCTTCAGGATCTGGCGTTTTTCGAGGACGATCGCGACCTTCGCCGCGCGTTTCTCAAGCGTAATCATGCGGTGTTCCTCAATGGTGCTTCGGAGCGAATCGGGAGATCAAGTCCTGTTCGAGCTGGCGCAGGCGCGGCGCGTCCTGCTCGCGCTGGCGCTTGCCGTCGGCGATGATCTGCGTGATGTCGTCGAACGCGCCGAACAGCTGCTGCTGCGCGTATTCGAACGTGTCGGTCGAGATCACCGGACGCTGGCCGAGCTTCGCGACTTCCTGCGCGTTCTGGCGATTCAGGTCGGCCTGCGCGCGAATCGCCTCGTCGGCCGCGTCGTACGTCGCGTTCGCGAGCGCCGCCGCGCGCTTCGTGCTGAGCTGCTCGAGGTAGAGCGCGAACGCGTTGGTCCACGCGGGGATCAGCACGGTCTTGATCGTCATGAACTTCGACGTCAGCGTGCGTTTCTGGTCCTGCTCCATCCGGATCTGCGGCGCGAGCTGCTTCGACATCAGCATCGCGCGGTCGAGGTCGTCGAGCTTGCTCTCGAGTGCGTCGACCTTGCGCTTCACGTCGAGCAGCCGTTGCGCGGCGAACGCGTCGTCCGCCGGCTGCTGGCCGGCCGCGAGATGCGCGCGCAGCGTCGCGAGCGCCGTTTCGCCGTGTGCCTTCGACTGCGCGAGTTCCTGGTGCAGCGCGTAGTTGTCGTTGTACATCCGCTCGAGCTCGTCGATGCCGGCCTTCTGGCGCTGCGCATGGTTTTCGAGCTCGACGACGAGCGTGTCCATCCGCTTGCTCACCGACTCGTATTGCGACAGCAGCTTTTCCTTGGTCGAGCGGAACAGCCGCGTGACCTGCGTGAGCAGCCCGCCCTTGTCGGCGCCGCGCGGGTCGAGCCCCTTCGCGGTCGCGATCAGTTCGTTGAGCTTGTCGCCGAGCCGGTCGGCATCCGACGCGCGGACGCTCGCGAGTATCTGCTGGGAGAAGGCGGCGATCCGCGTACCCTGCGTCGCGCCGAGCTGGTCGATCTCGTCGACGGTGATCAGGCGCGCGTGCTCCGTCGGCTGCACGGCCGGCACGACGGCGGCCGCGGGCACTGCGACGGGTGACAAAGACGGGGTGGAAGGACGATCGCTGACCGCATCGGATTTCTTGTCGTCGAATAGCGGCTTCATGTGGCTACCACGTTTCCTTTTCTGCTTTTTGCTACGTGTTGTCGTCGTGCGCGCGAGGCGCGCATCCGCGATAACCGCCGTGCTCTCTCACGGCGGCAGACGGACAATAAATGGCGACGGTGCGGTGCGTCAAGGGAAGGAATTCTTTCACTTTCCATTCATTTTGTAATGTTGCGTGTGGACGCGATGCCCGAGCGTCGCCGTTCCTGCAGCCATGCGCATGGACCACGCAAGTTCAGTGCGCGCCGAAACTTACATGTCTGATCAATACGAAAGACAAATGAAACCGCCGGTTTCCGCGGATTTCAGACGGTCCGCACGCGTGCATGAGGCGCTCGCGGCAGTCGATCGCGCACTACCAATCCCGTACGCGATGCATGTCGAGCCGAGGCAGGATGAACGGCACGGATCGGTCACGAATCGTGAAATTCCATCGCCCGTCGACATCCACGAACGTCGCGCTGAAATGCCGGTCGTCAGCCCACGTGACGTCATCCAGATGGCACGACGTGTACATCGCGCCGACCGTACGCTGCGCGCGCACCTTCAGCGGATCCTTCGACACGAGCGTGAACGTGACGGCCTCCTCGAACGGGCAGTCGTAGTCGGTGACGAGCAGATACGCGGCCGGTATGGCTGTCGATGACGACGGATTTCTGACGTGCGTGCAAGGGAGTGGCGGGCCGCCGCCAGAGTTTGCTATACTCTCGGTCTTCCGGAGAGATGGATGAGTGGTTTAAGTCGCACGCCTGGAAAGCGTGTATAGGTTAATCGCCTATCGGGGGTTCGAATCCCCCTCTCTCCGCCAGAATTCTTGGCGAAAACCCCGCAAAATCAATGATTTGCGGGGTTTTTTGTTTTCACGCTCACGAATCGGCTACCCGA
Proteins encoded in this window:
- a CDS encoding toxic anion resistance protein, whose amino-acid sequence is MKPLFDDKKSDAVSDRPSTPSLSPVAVPAAAVVPAVQPTEHARLITVDEIDQLGATQGTRIAAFSQQILASVRASDADRLGDKLNELIATAKGLDPRGADKGGLLTQVTRLFRSTKEKLLSQYESVSKRMDTLVVELENHAQRQKAGIDELERMYNDNYALHQELAQSKAHGETALATLRAHLAAGQQPADDAFAAQRLLDVKRKVDALESKLDDLDRAMLMSKQLAPQIRMEQDQKRTLTSKFMTIKTVLIPAWTNAFALYLEQLSTKRAAALANATYDAADEAIRAQADLNRQNAQEVAKLGQRPVISTDTFEYAQQQLFGAFDDITQIIADGKRQREQDAPRLRQLEQDLISRFAPKHH
- a CDS encoding VWA domain-containing protein, whose amino-acid sequence is MITLEKRAAKVAIVLEKRQILKPPVVRVGAALDISGSAKPLYQSGVIQETHDRILGIALKFDDNGEVDTWTFTEGYDRLPTATPDNYGSYISDHVLEARIDKWGGTQYAPVMNDIVDFFFRAPEPKREAKRGFLSRLFGGADETPAPAASAPANGHLPAWVLFVTDGQNPKNDRKRVRQLLAESQHFPLYWSLVGVGDPDEFGFLAEIADEMPNVGFLHLESLDLSDEQIYEQLITQEFCDWVRAK